A region from the Streptosporangium sp. NBC_01756 genome encodes:
- a CDS encoding coiled-coil domain-containing protein: protein MRSARSAILGAVSALLLLTPVMAGAAVQRAAKPDPEVELRKLTREASQLNKDYRGQVQSLEETRVQASKATANAKSLRAALAAAEADIIRFAQTSYMNGALDDTNMLSFDGDADFVLRQAAIKSYLADQRAVQLSRIQGLIKKAKAAEKTTEAKIVNLKNDIAKLKKDRVRIEGLLAKYGFQTPSGSDGLTARTVTVRNLVLQNFPMPYGYGCLRPGDPGDHGSGRACDFMMSSGGRLPTTEAKERGDRLAQWAITNGPRIGVMYIIWQQRYYDVRTGTGWKLMSNRGGNTANHMDHVHISMF, encoded by the coding sequence GGCGCCGCCGTGCAGCGCGCGGCCAAGCCCGACCCCGAGGTCGAGCTCCGCAAGCTCACCCGCGAGGCGAGCCAGCTCAACAAGGACTACCGAGGCCAGGTGCAGAGCCTGGAGGAGACCCGGGTCCAGGCCAGCAAGGCCACCGCCAACGCCAAGAGCCTGAGGGCGGCGCTGGCCGCCGCGGAGGCCGACATCATCCGCTTCGCGCAGACCAGCTACATGAACGGCGCCCTGGACGACACCAACATGCTGAGTTTCGACGGCGACGCCGACTTCGTCCTCCGCCAGGCGGCGATCAAGTCCTACCTGGCCGACCAGCGCGCCGTCCAGCTCAGCCGGATCCAGGGACTGATCAAGAAGGCCAAGGCGGCGGAGAAGACCACCGAAGCGAAGATCGTCAATCTCAAGAACGACATCGCCAAGCTCAAGAAGGACCGGGTCCGGATCGAGGGGCTGCTGGCCAAGTACGGGTTCCAGACCCCCTCCGGCAGCGACGGCCTGACCGCCCGCACGGTCACCGTGCGCAACCTGGTGCTGCAGAACTTCCCGATGCCCTACGGCTACGGCTGCCTGCGCCCCGGCGACCCGGGCGACCACGGCAGCGGCCGGGCCTGCGACTTCATGATGAGCTCCGGCGGCCGGCTGCCGACCACCGAGGCGAAGGAGCGCGGAGACCGCCTGGCCCAGTGGGCCATCACCAACGGCCCCAGGATCGGGGTCATGTACATCATCTGGCAGCAGAGATATTACGACGTCCGGACCGGTACCGGCTGGAAGCTGATGTCCAACCGGGGCGGCAACACCGCCAACCACATGGACCACGTCCACATCTCGATGTTCTGA